One Burkholderia vietnamiensis LMG 10929 genomic window, GGCAGCGTATAGCCTTCGGCCTTCTCGTCGCGGCTCAGCCCTGGCCACTCGATCGTGTAGCGCACGCTGCCGCTGACGATCCGGCACAGGCAAGTGCGGCACGTGCCGTTGCGGCACGAGCGCGGCAGGCTGACGTGCGCGAACGCGGCGGCTTCGAGCAGCGTCAGCGAGTCGGGCGCGTCGAACGTCGCGCCGAGCGGCTCGACGCGCACGAGAGGGGGACGTTCCGGATCGGTCATGGTGAAGGCGGGCGGCAGGCGGCGGCAATGCGATGCGAGCGCCCAAGCATACCCGAAGCCGCGCGCGGCCGGCGCCGTGCAGGCCGCCGGCCGCGATCTCAGTGCCGGCGCAGATAGCGGTAGACGGTATTGCGCGCGAGCCCGAGCTCGCGCGCGGCAGCCGACACGTTGCCGCCGTGCCGCGCGAGCACCGCATCGATCACCGCGGCCTGGTGGCTCTGCAACGTCGTTGCCGCGCGCGTGCCGGCCGGCGCGGGCGAGCTC contains:
- a CDS encoding 2Fe-2S iron-sulfur cluster-binding protein; this translates as MTDPERPPLVRVEPLGATFDAPDSLTLLEAAAFAHVSLPRSCRNGTCRTCLCRIVSGSVRYTIEWPGLSRDEKAEGYTLPCVAVATSDLVLDVPDAQMIE